From the genome of Persephonella atlantica:
ATCAAATATAAAATTGCACCTATAAAGTTTCAATTATTTCTTATTATAATGTAATTAGCAGTATGGTGAGGAAAGATATGAACTTTGAAAAAGGTTTAAATTTGGGGAATTGGGAGTTAATAAAAAAACTAGGGGAAGGAGGGAATTCCTACGTTTGGGAGGCAGTTAATGGGTGTACTGGAAGAAAATGTGCTTTAAAACTTCCGAAATTTCGCTTCGATAAAAGTAGAAAAATATATAAAATTGATAAATATAAATTATTAAGGTTTAAAAATGAAATAGAGATTCAAGAAAGAATTTCAGAACTGAAAATTCCTGGTATATTACCTGTTATTGACTACAATTTACCTAAAAAAATTTTTAAAGAAAGTTTTATTTATTCCATGGAAGAATATCCTTGGTTAGCAGTTCCTATAGCTAAGTCTTTAAAAAGCATGCTGAAAAACGAATCTTTCGAGAAGATAATAACTTATTTTATTCAAATAGCGGAAACTTTGGAAAAGCTTCATAGAAGAAATATTGTTCATAGAGACATAAAACCAGAAAATCTTCTCTATTATAATAAAAAGCCGTGTTTAAGTGATTTTGGAATTGCTAAATCTTTACATAAAGAACAAAAGGATCTAACCAAAACTGGAAAGAAAATAGGACCTAATTTTTTTATTGCTCCAGAAATGAGGAGAGGAAAGTTTGAAGGTTTGGATCAAAAAAAAGCAGATATATATTCTTTTGGAGCAACATTATGGGCATTCTTGACACAAGAATGGACAGGATTTGAAGGCGAATACAGTACTGAAAGTCTATCTATTCAAAAATACATCAGCAATTCTGAAAATATACTTTATGAGCCCATTGATGATATTATAAAAAGGTGCACATACTATAATCCAGATAAAAGACCTAATATTTCAGAAGTCGTAGAACGCCTGAAAGAATGGAAAGATCTTAATGAAGAATTCATTAGAAATAAGTGGGTTTCTAAAGTTAAAAATATGATTCCTAGATACAGTCCTGTTAAAAATATTACATGGTCTGATGAAAAAGTTATTATTCCTATACTTCAAGAACTCGTTCATCTTAATCATATTCTTTTCCCGTTTGGCGGAGGTTTAGATATGACAGCTGTTGATTATTCTCAAGAAAAAGGTATGATAGATGTTAACTGTGGAGGTTTAATTTATAGATTAAAAGTTGATTCACTTACTTTAGAGTATCTTGAGAAATTTCCTGAATGGAGTTATTTTCTTCTTAAAATCTCTGAAGTAGAACCTTTTGATAAAAGATTCAAAGGCCGTTATGAAGAACCTTTAACTGAGATAAAACCTGGTTTATATTCAGATTACGAGTGTGGAGAGTGGAACAATTTTGATGGAAAAGATTTGCCTGAATCAGCAAAACAAATAGTTCGTATTTTGAAAGGTAAAATTGCTGTTTTTTGCAAATCCAATGACTATGCACAAGGAAACATTAGAAACTTGGATAGTTATAAGGCTTGTCATGAGAAGATAGCAGGAGATAAGTTTAGAGAAATTATATGCAAGATTGCATCGTATATTGAAAATTACCCAAATGCTCCTGATTTAGGAGAGAAATGTTATTCTGGTATTGATTATAAATTTATACAAAACGAAGAGGAGAAAGAAGGAAGAAAACTTACCAATAGAGAAATAGAAATTATCAAGCAAATTTTAAGTTTGTTAAAAGAGATAAAAGACAAAAAACCAGGAGTAAATGAACTTGTTTTGTCTGCGGATTCTATACATGAAACACTTGAAAAGTTTACCTATTATATATT
Proteins encoded in this window:
- a CDS encoding serine/threonine-protein kinase: MNFEKGLNLGNWELIKKLGEGGNSYVWEAVNGCTGRKCALKLPKFRFDKSRKIYKIDKYKLLRFKNEIEIQERISELKIPGILPVIDYNLPKKIFKESFIYSMEEYPWLAVPIAKSLKSMLKNESFEKIITYFIQIAETLEKLHRRNIVHRDIKPENLLYYNKKPCLSDFGIAKSLHKEQKDLTKTGKKIGPNFFIAPEMRRGKFEGLDQKKADIYSFGATLWAFLTQEWTGFEGEYSTESLSIQKYISNSENILYEPIDDIIKRCTYYNPDKRPNISEVVERLKEWKDLNEEFIRNKWVSKVKNMIPRYSPVKNITWSDEKVIIPILQELVHLNHILFPFGGGLDMTAVDYSQEKGMIDVNCGGLIYRLKVDSLTLEYLEKFPEWSYFLLKISEVEPFDKRFKGRYEEPLTEIKPGLYSDYECGEWNNFDGKDLPESAKQIVRILKGKIAVFCKSNDYAQGNIRNLDSYKACHEKIAGDKFREIICKIASYIENYPNAPDLGEKCYSGIDYKFIQNEEEKEGRKLTNREIEIIKQILSLLKEIKDKKPGVNELVLSADSIHETLEKFTYYILEKEEKEKPLKEFLESLNREELILVEAVMYGGRDYFLYKNNHPLESYINYLKQNINGSITISNILSKDHNALISYFKSGLEAFS